The Thermococcus peptonophilus genomic sequence ATCTGGCTGACGAAGATGCTCGTGACTCCGAGGCCTGCCAGAACGCGCTTGAGCTGCATCACAATGCTCCTCGCCATCGCTGGCTTGTTGATGTAGAGCGTTGTAACTGAGTCAACGACCAGTCTCTTGGCTCCAATATCCTTGACGGCTGTCCTGAGGACGTCTATGAACTCCCTTATGTCAGTTAAATCGTGGACGATGTACTTCTCGTACTCCTTACTCTTGCCGATTCCTGCGGTGAAGGCATCGACCATCGCGAATAGCCCTTCTTCCTCGTACTTCCTGACGTCCCATCCAAACTGGGCCATGTTCTGCCTTACCTGAACCGGGTGCTCTTCCAGAGCTACGTAGATCCCTGGCTCTCCCATCTGAAGGCCGTTCCAGAGGAACTGCTGTGAGAAGATTGACTTTCCGGTTCCTGGGCCGCCGCTGAGAAGAACGACGTTCCTCTCGGGTATTCCCCCGTGGAGTATCTCGTCCATGCCCGGGATGCCGGTCTTTACCCTCCTGATCATCGTGACCACCCCTTAAACTTACCTTTAGTTACCATTATGTTTGTGTGAGGAAGGGCTTAAAAAGATTACGTTGGGTAAGAAAAGTCAGTGCTTTCTCCTGAGAAACTCCCCGACGTCGGTAACGTTGAGAAT encodes the following:
- a CDS encoding KaiC domain-containing protein, which encodes MIRRVKTGIPGMDEILHGGIPERNVVLLSGGPGTGKSIFSQQFLWNGLQMGEPGIYVALEEHPVQVRQNMAQFGWDVRKYEEEGLFAMVDAFTAGIGKSKEYEKYIVHDLTDIREFIDVLRTAVKDIGAKRLVVDSVTTLYINKPAMARSIVMQLKRVLAGLGVTSIFVSQISVGERGFGGPGVEHGVDGIIRLDLDEIDGELKRSLIVWKMRGTSHSMRRHPFDITDKGIIVYPDKILKRKAVIELE